From one Anopheles cruzii chromosome 3, idAnoCruzAS_RS32_06, whole genome shotgun sequence genomic stretch:
- the LOC128273509 gene encoding 5'-AMP-activated protein kinase catalytic subunit alpha-2-like isoform X7: protein MGDKGGQGPTVQPLVKIGHYILGATLGTGSFGKVKVGEHTVTKHKVAVKILNRQKIKSLDVVGKIRREIQNLKLFRHPHIIKLYQVISTPTDIFMIMEYVSGGELFDYIVNNGKLQESEARRFFQQIISGVDYCHRHMIVHRDLKPENLLLDHNRHVKIADFGLSNMMLDGEFLRTSCGSPNYAAPEVISGKLYAGPEVDIWSCGVILYALLCGTLPFDDEHVPTLFRKIKSGVFPIPEYLNKQVVSLLCQMLQVDPLKRATVEEIKKHEWFQKDLPAYLFPSPVEQDSSVIDTNAVREVCDKFGVKEHEVHNALLSGDPHDQLAIAYHLIIDNKRIADEAAKAELKEFYVAGSPPPPAQNEPFKSPSIHPERIAPMSQAVGVPIDKHRGTPVKRAKWHLGIRSQSKPNDIMLEVYRAMKALDFEWKIINPYHVRVRKYNERNEKHVKMSLQLYQVDPKNYLLDFKSLTNDEVEQGDDVIMESLTPPPPVGFGGMGIPSTHQPSGHHTMEFFEMCGALIAQLAR, encoded by the exons ATGGGCGACAAAGGTGGACAAGGACCTACGGTCCAGCCGTTGGTGAAGATCGGTCACTACATTCTTGGCGCCACGCTCGGTACGGGCTCCTTCGGAAAGGTGAAGGTTGGGGAGCACACAGTGACGAAGCACAAGGTGGCCGTGAAGATTCTGAATCGCCAGAAGATTAAGAGTTTGGATGTGGTCGGAAAGATTCGGCGCGAAATCCAGAATCTCAAGCTATTCCGTCATCCGCACATTATCAAGCTGTACCAGGTGATctcgacaccgaccgacatcTTTATGATCATGGAGTACGTGAGCGGCGGTGAGCTGTTTGACTACATCGTCAACAACGGCAAGCTACAGGAGTCGGAGGCGCGCCGCTTCTTCCAGCAGATTATCTCCGGCGTCGACTACTGCCACCGGCACATGATAGTTCACCGGGATCTGAAGCCCGAAAACTTGCTTCTCGATCACAATCGTCACGTGAAG ATTGCCGATTTCGGTCTTTCGAACATGATGCTGGATGGGGAGTTTCTGCGCACCTCGTGCGGTTCTCCGAACTacgctgcaccggaagtgatcTCCGGCAAGTTGTACGCCGGCCCGGAAGTGGACATATGGTCGTGCGGGGTGATTCTGTATGCACTGCTCTGCGGTACACTGCCGTTCGACGACGAGCACGTGCCGACGCTCTTCCGGAAGATCAAATCGGGCGTGTTTCCCATCCCGGAGTATCTCAACAAGCAGGTCGTCAGCTTGCTGTGCCAGATGCTACAGGTTGACCCGTTGAAGCGGGCCACGGTGGAGGAGATAAAGAAGCACGAGTGGTTCCAAAAGGATCTTCCGGCGTATCTGTTCCCTTCGCCGGTCGAGCAGGACAGTAGCGTGATCGACACGAACGCGGTGCGCGAGGTGTGCGACAAGTTTGGCGTGAAGGAGCACGAGGTCCACAATGCCTTACTCAGTGGCGACCCGCACGATCAGCTGGCCATCGCGTACCATCTCATCATCGACAACAAGCGCATTGCGGATGAGGCGGCGAAGGCGGAGCTGAAAGAATTTTACGTCGCCGGaagtccaccgccaccgg cacaGAACGAACCATTCAAATCGCCATCGATCCATCCGGAGCGCATTGCTCC CATGTCGCAGGCAGTTGGCGTACCGATCGATAAGCACCGCGGAACGCCGGTAAAGCGTGCCAAGTGGCACCTCGGTATACGGTCCcaatcgaaaccgaacgacATTATGCTTGAGGTGTACCGTGCGATGAAGGCGCTCGACTTTGAGTGGAAAATCATAAACCCCTATCACGTGCGCGTCCGCAAGTACAACGAGCGGAACGAGAAGCATGTCAAAATGTCGCTGCAGCTGTATCAGGTCGATCCGAAGAACTATCTTCTGGACTTCAAGTCGCTAACGAACGACGAGGTCGAGCAGGGAGACGACGTGATCATGGAAAGCcttacaccaccaccaccggtcggaTTCGGCGGGATGGGCATTCCGTCGACGCATCAACCGAGCGGCCACCATACGATGGAGTTTTTCGAGATGTGCGGTGCCTTGATAGCGCAGTTGGCACGCTAA
- the LOC128273509 gene encoding 5'-AMP-activated protein kinase catalytic subunit alpha-2-like isoform X1, with the protein MGDKGGQGPTVQPLVKIGHYILGATLGTGSFGKVKVGEHTVTKHKVAVKILNRQKIKSLDVVGKIRREIQNLKLFRHPHIIKLYQVISTPTDIFMIMEYVSGGELFDYIVNNGKLQESEARRFFQQIISGVDYCHRHMIVHRDLKPENLLLDHNRHVKIADFGLSNMMLDGEFLRTSCGSPNYAAPEVISGKLYAGPEVDIWSCGVILYALLCGTLPFDDEHVPTLFRKIKSGVFPIPEYLNKQVVSLLCQMLQVDPLKRATVEEIKKHEWFQKDLPAYLFPSPVEQDSSVIDTNAVREVCDKFGVKEHEVHNALLSGDPHDQLAIAYHLIIDNKRIADEAAKAELKEFYVAGSPPPPGVDSKFGTPQPAAIAAAAAAAQNEPFKSPSIHPERIAPLRDRPVAPPMATSVPISPAALSSMSQAVGVPIDKHRGTPVKRAKWHLGIRSQSKPNDIMLEVYRAMKALDFEWKIINPYHVRVRKYNERNEKHVKMSLQLYQVDPKNYLLDFKSLTNDEVEQGDDVIMESLTPPPPVGFGGMGIPSTHQPSGHHTMEFFEMCGALIAQLAR; encoded by the exons ATGGGCGACAAAGGTGGACAAGGACCTACGGTCCAGCCGTTGGTGAAGATCGGTCACTACATTCTTGGCGCCACGCTCGGTACGGGCTCCTTCGGAAAGGTGAAGGTTGGGGAGCACACAGTGACGAAGCACAAGGTGGCCGTGAAGATTCTGAATCGCCAGAAGATTAAGAGTTTGGATGTGGTCGGAAAGATTCGGCGCGAAATCCAGAATCTCAAGCTATTCCGTCATCCGCACATTATCAAGCTGTACCAGGTGATctcgacaccgaccgacatcTTTATGATCATGGAGTACGTGAGCGGCGGTGAGCTGTTTGACTACATCGTCAACAACGGCAAGCTACAGGAGTCGGAGGCGCGCCGCTTCTTCCAGCAGATTATCTCCGGCGTCGACTACTGCCACCGGCACATGATAGTTCACCGGGATCTGAAGCCCGAAAACTTGCTTCTCGATCACAATCGTCACGTGAAG ATTGCCGATTTCGGTCTTTCGAACATGATGCTGGATGGGGAGTTTCTGCGCACCTCGTGCGGTTCTCCGAACTacgctgcaccggaagtgatcTCCGGCAAGTTGTACGCCGGCCCGGAAGTGGACATATGGTCGTGCGGGGTGATTCTGTATGCACTGCTCTGCGGTACACTGCCGTTCGACGACGAGCACGTGCCGACGCTCTTCCGGAAGATCAAATCGGGCGTGTTTCCCATCCCGGAGTATCTCAACAAGCAGGTCGTCAGCTTGCTGTGCCAGATGCTACAGGTTGACCCGTTGAAGCGGGCCACGGTGGAGGAGATAAAGAAGCACGAGTGGTTCCAAAAGGATCTTCCGGCGTATCTGTTCCCTTCGCCGGTCGAGCAGGACAGTAGCGTGATCGACACGAACGCGGTGCGCGAGGTGTGCGACAAGTTTGGCGTGAAGGAGCACGAGGTCCACAATGCCTTACTCAGTGGCGACCCGCACGATCAGCTGGCCATCGCGTACCATCTCATCATCGACAACAAGCGCATTGCGGATGAGGCGGCGAAGGCGGAGCTGAAAGAATTTTACGTCGCCGGaagtccaccgccaccgggtgtGGACAGCAAGTTTGGCACACCGCAACCGGCAGCGATcgccgcagcggccgccgcagcacaGAACGAACCATTCAAATCGCCATCGATCCATCCGGAGCGCATTGCTCCGTTGCGGGACCGACCAGTAgcaccaccgatggccaccagTGTGCCCATCAGCCCGGCTGCGCTCAGTAGCATGTCGCAGGCAGTTGGCGTACCGATCGATAAGCACCGCGGAACGCCGGTAAAGCGTGCCAAGTGGCACCTCGGTATACGGTCCcaatcgaaaccgaacgacATTATGCTTGAGGTGTACCGTGCGATGAAGGCGCTCGACTTTGAGTGGAAAATCATAAACCCCTATCACGTGCGCGTCCGCAAGTACAACGAGCGGAACGAGAAGCATGTCAAAATGTCGCTGCAGCTGTATCAGGTCGATCCGAAGAACTATCTTCTGGACTTCAAGTCGCTAACGAACGACGAGGTCGAGCAGGGAGACGACGTGATCATGGAAAGCcttacaccaccaccaccggtcggaTTCGGCGGGATGGGCATTCCGTCGACGCATCAACCGAGCGGCCACCATACGATGGAGTTTTTCGAGATGTGCGGTGCCTTGATAGCGCAGTTGGCACGCTAA
- the LOC128273509 gene encoding 5'-AMP-activated protein kinase catalytic subunit alpha-2-like isoform X3 has protein sequence MGDKGGQGPTVQPLVKIGHYILGATLGTGSFGKVKVGEHTVTKHKVAVKILNRQKIKSLDVVGKIRREIQNLKLFRHPHIIKLYQVISTPTDIFMIMEYVSGGELFDYIVNNGKLQESEARRFFQQIISGVDYCHRHMIVHRDLKPENLLLDHNRHVKIADFGLSNMMLDGEFLRTSCGSPNYAAPEVISGKLYAGPEVDIWSCGVILYALLCGTLPFDDEHVPTLFRKIKSGVFPIPEYLNKQVVSLLCQMLQVDPLKRATVEEIKKHEWFQKDLPAYLFPSPVEQDSSVIDTNAVREVCDKFGVKEHEVHNALLSGDPHDQLAIAYHLIIDNKRIADEAAKAELKEFYVAGSPPPPAAAAAQNEPFKSPSIHPERIAPLRDRPVAPPMATSVPISPAALSSMSQAVGVPIDKHRGTPVKRAKWHLGIRSQSKPNDIMLEVYRAMKALDFEWKIINPYHVRVRKYNERNEKHVKMSLQLYQVDPKNYLLDFKSLTNDEVEQGDDVIMESLTPPPPVGFGGMGIPSTHQPSGHHTMEFFEMCGALIAQLAR, from the exons ATGGGCGACAAAGGTGGACAAGGACCTACGGTCCAGCCGTTGGTGAAGATCGGTCACTACATTCTTGGCGCCACGCTCGGTACGGGCTCCTTCGGAAAGGTGAAGGTTGGGGAGCACACAGTGACGAAGCACAAGGTGGCCGTGAAGATTCTGAATCGCCAGAAGATTAAGAGTTTGGATGTGGTCGGAAAGATTCGGCGCGAAATCCAGAATCTCAAGCTATTCCGTCATCCGCACATTATCAAGCTGTACCAGGTGATctcgacaccgaccgacatcTTTATGATCATGGAGTACGTGAGCGGCGGTGAGCTGTTTGACTACATCGTCAACAACGGCAAGCTACAGGAGTCGGAGGCGCGCCGCTTCTTCCAGCAGATTATCTCCGGCGTCGACTACTGCCACCGGCACATGATAGTTCACCGGGATCTGAAGCCCGAAAACTTGCTTCTCGATCACAATCGTCACGTGAAG ATTGCCGATTTCGGTCTTTCGAACATGATGCTGGATGGGGAGTTTCTGCGCACCTCGTGCGGTTCTCCGAACTacgctgcaccggaagtgatcTCCGGCAAGTTGTACGCCGGCCCGGAAGTGGACATATGGTCGTGCGGGGTGATTCTGTATGCACTGCTCTGCGGTACACTGCCGTTCGACGACGAGCACGTGCCGACGCTCTTCCGGAAGATCAAATCGGGCGTGTTTCCCATCCCGGAGTATCTCAACAAGCAGGTCGTCAGCTTGCTGTGCCAGATGCTACAGGTTGACCCGTTGAAGCGGGCCACGGTGGAGGAGATAAAGAAGCACGAGTGGTTCCAAAAGGATCTTCCGGCGTATCTGTTCCCTTCGCCGGTCGAGCAGGACAGTAGCGTGATCGACACGAACGCGGTGCGCGAGGTGTGCGACAAGTTTGGCGTGAAGGAGCACGAGGTCCACAATGCCTTACTCAGTGGCGACCCGCACGATCAGCTGGCCATCGCGTACCATCTCATCATCGACAACAAGCGCATTGCGGATGAGGCGGCGAAGGCGGAGCTGAAAGAATTTTACGTCGCCGGaagtccaccgccaccgg cggccgccgcagcacaGAACGAACCATTCAAATCGCCATCGATCCATCCGGAGCGCATTGCTCCGTTGCGGGACCGACCAGTAgcaccaccgatggccaccagTGTGCCCATCAGCCCGGCTGCGCTCAGTAGCATGTCGCAGGCAGTTGGCGTACCGATCGATAAGCACCGCGGAACGCCGGTAAAGCGTGCCAAGTGGCACCTCGGTATACGGTCCcaatcgaaaccgaacgacATTATGCTTGAGGTGTACCGTGCGATGAAGGCGCTCGACTTTGAGTGGAAAATCATAAACCCCTATCACGTGCGCGTCCGCAAGTACAACGAGCGGAACGAGAAGCATGTCAAAATGTCGCTGCAGCTGTATCAGGTCGATCCGAAGAACTATCTTCTGGACTTCAAGTCGCTAACGAACGACGAGGTCGAGCAGGGAGACGACGTGATCATGGAAAGCcttacaccaccaccaccggtcggaTTCGGCGGGATGGGCATTCCGTCGACGCATCAACCGAGCGGCCACCATACGATGGAGTTTTTCGAGATGTGCGGTGCCTTGATAGCGCAGTTGGCACGCTAA
- the LOC128273509 gene encoding 5'-AMP-activated protein kinase catalytic subunit alpha-2-like isoform X4, which translates to MGDKGGQGPTVQPLVKIGHYILGATLGTGSFGKVKVGEHTVTKHKVAVKILNRQKIKSLDVVGKIRREIQNLKLFRHPHIIKLYQVISTPTDIFMIMEYVSGGELFDYIVNNGKLQESEARRFFQQIISGVDYCHRHMIVHRDLKPENLLLDHNRHVKIADFGLSNMMLDGEFLRTSCGSPNYAAPEVISGKLYAGPEVDIWSCGVILYALLCGTLPFDDEHVPTLFRKIKSGVFPIPEYLNKQVVSLLCQMLQVDPLKRATVEEIKKHEWFQKDLPAYLFPSPVEQDSSVIDTNAVREVCDKFGVKEHEVHNALLSGDPHDQLAIAYHLIIDNKRIADEAAKAELKEFYVAGSPPPPGVDSKFGTPQPAAIAAAAAAAQNEPFKSPSIHPERIAPLRDRPVAPPMATSHRGTPVKRAKWHLGIRSQSKPNDIMLEVYRAMKALDFEWKIINPYHVRVRKYNERNEKHVKMSLQLYQVDPKNYLLDFKSLTNDEVEQGDDVIMESLTPPPPVGFGGMGIPSTHQPSGHHTMEFFEMCGALIAQLAR; encoded by the exons ATGGGCGACAAAGGTGGACAAGGACCTACGGTCCAGCCGTTGGTGAAGATCGGTCACTACATTCTTGGCGCCACGCTCGGTACGGGCTCCTTCGGAAAGGTGAAGGTTGGGGAGCACACAGTGACGAAGCACAAGGTGGCCGTGAAGATTCTGAATCGCCAGAAGATTAAGAGTTTGGATGTGGTCGGAAAGATTCGGCGCGAAATCCAGAATCTCAAGCTATTCCGTCATCCGCACATTATCAAGCTGTACCAGGTGATctcgacaccgaccgacatcTTTATGATCATGGAGTACGTGAGCGGCGGTGAGCTGTTTGACTACATCGTCAACAACGGCAAGCTACAGGAGTCGGAGGCGCGCCGCTTCTTCCAGCAGATTATCTCCGGCGTCGACTACTGCCACCGGCACATGATAGTTCACCGGGATCTGAAGCCCGAAAACTTGCTTCTCGATCACAATCGTCACGTGAAG ATTGCCGATTTCGGTCTTTCGAACATGATGCTGGATGGGGAGTTTCTGCGCACCTCGTGCGGTTCTCCGAACTacgctgcaccggaagtgatcTCCGGCAAGTTGTACGCCGGCCCGGAAGTGGACATATGGTCGTGCGGGGTGATTCTGTATGCACTGCTCTGCGGTACACTGCCGTTCGACGACGAGCACGTGCCGACGCTCTTCCGGAAGATCAAATCGGGCGTGTTTCCCATCCCGGAGTATCTCAACAAGCAGGTCGTCAGCTTGCTGTGCCAGATGCTACAGGTTGACCCGTTGAAGCGGGCCACGGTGGAGGAGATAAAGAAGCACGAGTGGTTCCAAAAGGATCTTCCGGCGTATCTGTTCCCTTCGCCGGTCGAGCAGGACAGTAGCGTGATCGACACGAACGCGGTGCGCGAGGTGTGCGACAAGTTTGGCGTGAAGGAGCACGAGGTCCACAATGCCTTACTCAGTGGCGACCCGCACGATCAGCTGGCCATCGCGTACCATCTCATCATCGACAACAAGCGCATTGCGGATGAGGCGGCGAAGGCGGAGCTGAAAGAATTTTACGTCGCCGGaagtccaccgccaccgggtgtGGACAGCAAGTTTGGCACACCGCAACCGGCAGCGATcgccgcagcggccgccgcagcacaGAACGAACCATTCAAATCGCCATCGATCCATCCGGAGCGCATTGCTCCGTTGCGGGACCGACCAGTAgcaccaccgatggccaccagT CACCGCGGAACGCCGGTAAAGCGTGCCAAGTGGCACCTCGGTATACGGTCCcaatcgaaaccgaacgacATTATGCTTGAGGTGTACCGTGCGATGAAGGCGCTCGACTTTGAGTGGAAAATCATAAACCCCTATCACGTGCGCGTCCGCAAGTACAACGAGCGGAACGAGAAGCATGTCAAAATGTCGCTGCAGCTGTATCAGGTCGATCCGAAGAACTATCTTCTGGACTTCAAGTCGCTAACGAACGACGAGGTCGAGCAGGGAGACGACGTGATCATGGAAAGCcttacaccaccaccaccggtcggaTTCGGCGGGATGGGCATTCCGTCGACGCATCAACCGAGCGGCCACCATACGATGGAGTTTTTCGAGATGTGCGGTGCCTTGATAGCGCAGTTGGCACGCTAA
- the LOC128273509 gene encoding 5'-AMP-activated protein kinase catalytic subunit alpha-2-like isoform X6, with protein sequence MGDKGGQGPTVQPLVKIGHYILGATLGTGSFGKVKVGEHTVTKHKVAVKILNRQKIKSLDVVGKIRREIQNLKLFRHPHIIKLYQVISTPTDIFMIMEYVSGGELFDYIVNNGKLQESEARRFFQQIISGVDYCHRHMIVHRDLKPENLLLDHNRHVKIADFGLSNMMLDGEFLRTSCGSPNYAAPEVISGKLYAGPEVDIWSCGVILYALLCGTLPFDDEHVPTLFRKIKSGVFPIPEYLNKQVVSLLCQMLQVDPLKRATVEEIKKHEWFQKDLPAYLFPSPVEQDSSVIDTNAVREVCDKFGVKEHEVHNALLSGDPHDQLAIAYHLIIDNKRIADEAAKAELKEFYVAGSPPPPGRIAPLRDRPVAPPMATSVPISPAALSSMSQAVGVPIDKHRGTPVKRAKWHLGIRSQSKPNDIMLEVYRAMKALDFEWKIINPYHVRVRKYNERNEKHVKMSLQLYQVDPKNYLLDFKSLTNDEVEQGDDVIMESLTPPPPVGFGGMGIPSTHQPSGHHTMEFFEMCGALIAQLAR encoded by the exons ATGGGCGACAAAGGTGGACAAGGACCTACGGTCCAGCCGTTGGTGAAGATCGGTCACTACATTCTTGGCGCCACGCTCGGTACGGGCTCCTTCGGAAAGGTGAAGGTTGGGGAGCACACAGTGACGAAGCACAAGGTGGCCGTGAAGATTCTGAATCGCCAGAAGATTAAGAGTTTGGATGTGGTCGGAAAGATTCGGCGCGAAATCCAGAATCTCAAGCTATTCCGTCATCCGCACATTATCAAGCTGTACCAGGTGATctcgacaccgaccgacatcTTTATGATCATGGAGTACGTGAGCGGCGGTGAGCTGTTTGACTACATCGTCAACAACGGCAAGCTACAGGAGTCGGAGGCGCGCCGCTTCTTCCAGCAGATTATCTCCGGCGTCGACTACTGCCACCGGCACATGATAGTTCACCGGGATCTGAAGCCCGAAAACTTGCTTCTCGATCACAATCGTCACGTGAAG ATTGCCGATTTCGGTCTTTCGAACATGATGCTGGATGGGGAGTTTCTGCGCACCTCGTGCGGTTCTCCGAACTacgctgcaccggaagtgatcTCCGGCAAGTTGTACGCCGGCCCGGAAGTGGACATATGGTCGTGCGGGGTGATTCTGTATGCACTGCTCTGCGGTACACTGCCGTTCGACGACGAGCACGTGCCGACGCTCTTCCGGAAGATCAAATCGGGCGTGTTTCCCATCCCGGAGTATCTCAACAAGCAGGTCGTCAGCTTGCTGTGCCAGATGCTACAGGTTGACCCGTTGAAGCGGGCCACGGTGGAGGAGATAAAGAAGCACGAGTGGTTCCAAAAGGATCTTCCGGCGTATCTGTTCCCTTCGCCGGTCGAGCAGGACAGTAGCGTGATCGACACGAACGCGGTGCGCGAGGTGTGCGACAAGTTTGGCGTGAAGGAGCACGAGGTCCACAATGCCTTACTCAGTGGCGACCCGCACGATCAGCTGGCCATCGCGTACCATCTCATCATCGACAACAAGCGCATTGCGGATGAGGCGGCGAAGGCGGAGCTGAAAGAATTTTACGTCGCCGGaagtccaccgccaccgggt CGCATTGCTCCGTTGCGGGACCGACCAGTAgcaccaccgatggccaccagTGTGCCCATCAGCCCGGCTGCGCTCAGTAGCATGTCGCAGGCAGTTGGCGTACCGATCGATAAGCACCGCGGAACGCCGGTAAAGCGTGCCAAGTGGCACCTCGGTATACGGTCCcaatcgaaaccgaacgacATTATGCTTGAGGTGTACCGTGCGATGAAGGCGCTCGACTTTGAGTGGAAAATCATAAACCCCTATCACGTGCGCGTCCGCAAGTACAACGAGCGGAACGAGAAGCATGTCAAAATGTCGCTGCAGCTGTATCAGGTCGATCCGAAGAACTATCTTCTGGACTTCAAGTCGCTAACGAACGACGAGGTCGAGCAGGGAGACGACGTGATCATGGAAAGCcttacaccaccaccaccggtcggaTTCGGCGGGATGGGCATTCCGTCGACGCATCAACCGAGCGGCCACCATACGATGGAGTTTTTCGAGATGTGCGGTGCCTTGATAGCGCAGTTGGCACGCTAA
- the LOC128273509 gene encoding 5'-AMP-activated protein kinase catalytic subunit alpha-2-like isoform X5, producing MGDKGGQGPTVQPLVKIGHYILGATLGTGSFGKVKVGEHTVTKHKVAVKILNRQKIKSLDVVGKIRREIQNLKLFRHPHIIKLYQVISTPTDIFMIMEYVSGGELFDYIVNNGKLQESEARRFFQQIISGVDYCHRHMIVHRDLKPENLLLDHNRHVKIADFGLSNMMLDGEFLRTSCGSPNYAAPEVISGKLYAGPEVDIWSCGVILYALLCGTLPFDDEHVPTLFRKIKSGVFPIPEYLNKQVVSLLCQMLQVDPLKRATVEEIKKHEWFQKDLPAYLFPSPVEQDSSVIDTNAVREVCDKFGVKEHEVHNALLSGDPHDQLAIAYHLIIDNKRIADEAAKAELKEFYVAGSPPPPGVDSKFGTPQPAAIAAAAAAAQNEPFKSPSIHPERIAPMSQAVGVPIDKHRGTPVKRAKWHLGIRSQSKPNDIMLEVYRAMKALDFEWKIINPYHVRVRKYNERNEKHVKMSLQLYQVDPKNYLLDFKSLTNDEVEQGDDVIMESLTPPPPVGFGGMGIPSTHQPSGHHTMEFFEMCGALIAQLAR from the exons ATGGGCGACAAAGGTGGACAAGGACCTACGGTCCAGCCGTTGGTGAAGATCGGTCACTACATTCTTGGCGCCACGCTCGGTACGGGCTCCTTCGGAAAGGTGAAGGTTGGGGAGCACACAGTGACGAAGCACAAGGTGGCCGTGAAGATTCTGAATCGCCAGAAGATTAAGAGTTTGGATGTGGTCGGAAAGATTCGGCGCGAAATCCAGAATCTCAAGCTATTCCGTCATCCGCACATTATCAAGCTGTACCAGGTGATctcgacaccgaccgacatcTTTATGATCATGGAGTACGTGAGCGGCGGTGAGCTGTTTGACTACATCGTCAACAACGGCAAGCTACAGGAGTCGGAGGCGCGCCGCTTCTTCCAGCAGATTATCTCCGGCGTCGACTACTGCCACCGGCACATGATAGTTCACCGGGATCTGAAGCCCGAAAACTTGCTTCTCGATCACAATCGTCACGTGAAG ATTGCCGATTTCGGTCTTTCGAACATGATGCTGGATGGGGAGTTTCTGCGCACCTCGTGCGGTTCTCCGAACTacgctgcaccggaagtgatcTCCGGCAAGTTGTACGCCGGCCCGGAAGTGGACATATGGTCGTGCGGGGTGATTCTGTATGCACTGCTCTGCGGTACACTGCCGTTCGACGACGAGCACGTGCCGACGCTCTTCCGGAAGATCAAATCGGGCGTGTTTCCCATCCCGGAGTATCTCAACAAGCAGGTCGTCAGCTTGCTGTGCCAGATGCTACAGGTTGACCCGTTGAAGCGGGCCACGGTGGAGGAGATAAAGAAGCACGAGTGGTTCCAAAAGGATCTTCCGGCGTATCTGTTCCCTTCGCCGGTCGAGCAGGACAGTAGCGTGATCGACACGAACGCGGTGCGCGAGGTGTGCGACAAGTTTGGCGTGAAGGAGCACGAGGTCCACAATGCCTTACTCAGTGGCGACCCGCACGATCAGCTGGCCATCGCGTACCATCTCATCATCGACAACAAGCGCATTGCGGATGAGGCGGCGAAGGCGGAGCTGAAAGAATTTTACGTCGCCGGaagtccaccgccaccgggtgtGGACAGCAAGTTTGGCACACCGCAACCGGCAGCGATcgccgcagcggccgccgcagcacaGAACGAACCATTCAAATCGCCATCGATCCATCCGGAGCGCATTGCTCC CATGTCGCAGGCAGTTGGCGTACCGATCGATAAGCACCGCGGAACGCCGGTAAAGCGTGCCAAGTGGCACCTCGGTATACGGTCCcaatcgaaaccgaacgacATTATGCTTGAGGTGTACCGTGCGATGAAGGCGCTCGACTTTGAGTGGAAAATCATAAACCCCTATCACGTGCGCGTCCGCAAGTACAACGAGCGGAACGAGAAGCATGTCAAAATGTCGCTGCAGCTGTATCAGGTCGATCCGAAGAACTATCTTCTGGACTTCAAGTCGCTAACGAACGACGAGGTCGAGCAGGGAGACGACGTGATCATGGAAAGCcttacaccaccaccaccggtcggaTTCGGCGGGATGGGCATTCCGTCGACGCATCAACCGAGCGGCCACCATACGATGGAGTTTTTCGAGATGTGCGGTGCCTTGATAGCGCAGTTGGCACGCTAA